The genomic DNA TAGTATTACGGCTTTGTTTTTAGATGAGAATGAGGCTAAATTTATTTTTGATAATAATTTTGATAAGTATGATATTGGTGAAATTGTAATTACAAATGGTAGTGATGGTTCTAGGATTATATGTGATGATGAAATTAAAATCAAAGCAGTTGAAGTTGATAATATAAAAGATGCAACTGGCTGTGGAGATACGTATATGGCAGCATATATCTTAAAGAGATTACTTTCAAATTCTCCAAAGGAAGCAGGAGACTTTGCTTCATTAATAGCTAGTGAAAAATTAATGTCAGTTGGACCATACAAATCATTAATATAACTTTAATTTGGTCATGTGATAATTATTACTATTTATAAGAATATTCCTACCTTTTTTAAGCTTTTATTTAAATTTTATTTAATTAGAAAACTTTATTAATTAATGAAAAAATAATTATATATGATTTTGAATTTTTTTAGTTTATATATAATAAAGGGTCAACATGTTAAATAATTCATCAGATAAAATTAAAAAGGAGTTTGAAAATTTACGTAATGAGCTTTTAGATTTAACTTTAAGGAATCAACTTCTTAATTTTAAATCAAGAGCAAGAACAATTACTATTGCAAACCAATCACCAATTAATATTTATCAAACATTAGTTTTACAAAATAACAAAATGTATTTTGTAGCTAATAAAAAAGAAGAAAAAAAAGAAAAATCAGGATTTTCTATTTGGGATCATGCTCCCTTTGATCTTTCAAGATTTAGTGATGGTGATAAAACATTAGCTACTGATTTAACTCCAAATGAACTTCAAAAAAGATTGTTTTATATTAATAATCAAGCTAAAACAATGTTGCAAGAACAAGGTTACAATATTCTTTATTTAGCTGTTGGATTTTTGGAATGGAGAGATAATACCAAACCAAAACAAGTGAATCATGCTCCATTAGTTCTTATTCCAGTTTCAATGGAACGTAAAAAAGTAGGCAAATCATTTAATTTGGCTTGGACTGGTGAAGATATTCAAACAAATATATCTATTAAAGCTAAATTAAAAGAAAATGGGGTTAATTTTCCTGATTTTAAATTTAAAAAATATGGGGAAGCTATTGATCATTATTTAAGAGAAGTTAGAGATTCTGTTAGGGGAATGGGGAATTGGAAAGTTAATACTAATGTAGCATTAGGTTTCTTTAGTTTCACTAAATTTGTAATGTATAATGATTTAAATCCAGAAGCATGGGAAAATAATGTTGATTTAACTAAAAATGAATTAATTCAGGCTATATTTGATCCAAGTATTAATGATAAAGAAGCATTTAAAGAAGAAGATATTGATTCTCAGTTAGAGTATTCTAAAATGTACCAAGTTTTAGATGCTGATTCTTCACAAATTGCAGCTATTCAAGATGTTAAAGCTGGAAGGAATTTAGTTGTTGAAGGACCTCCTGGAACAGGTAAATCTCAAACAATTGTAAATTTAATAGCAGAGCTTCTTGCTGAAGGGAAATCTGTTTTATTTGTTAGTGAGAAGATGGCTGCATTAGATGTGGTTAAAGATAGATTAACTAGTGTTGGATTAGGTAAATTTATACTGGAGATACATTCACATAAAACAAGGCGTAAAAAATTTTTAAAAGATTTGGAAAAAGCTACAACTATAAGGTCTCAGGAACCTATTAATATAGATCAGACAATAAGAAAATTAGAAACATTGAGGCAGCAGCTTGATGATTATGCTGAAATTATTCATAAACCATTATATAAAGTTCAATTATCTGCATTTCAATTATATGGTTTAAAAGAAGCTGCTGATGAGCATTTTTCACGTAGTGATCGTATAATTCCATTAGTTAGATTTTCTCATCCTGAAACTTTAACTATAAAAGATTTAGATGATATTACAATATCTTTAGAAAATTTAGCAGAATTGTATCAAACAATATCTAAAGAAAATCCATGGAGTAAATGCTCTCCAAAAAGTTTACTTCCAGCAGATTTAAGAGAAATAGAACAATTAATTAATGATACTTTACATGCATTAGATGACTTTTTAGTTGAACGAGGGAGAGTTTATGATATTTATGGTATTAAAAAACCGGATACATTAAATGAATTTGATAAATCTCTTTCAGCATTTGAAATAATCAGTTCTAAAAATTCTGAATTAATTGATGGAGATATATTAAAATCAGGAGCTTGGAATAATAATACTGATGAAGTTTATAAATTAATTAAGGAATTGGAAAACTATCAAAAAATATCTAAATCTTTAGATAAATTTAATTCAAATATATTTTCTGCAGATATTGATAGATTAATTAGACAAGTACAAGAAAGTGCACATAAAAAATTATCTAGGTTATTTGGTAGTAAACAACATATTGATGTAGTTGAAAGATATTATCAAAACGCAGTTCCTAAATCTCCAGAAGATGTTATTTTTGATTTAGAACAAGCAAAACAAGTAATTAATATTAAAAATAAATTAGATGCAAATGAACATTTGGCTCGTAAATATTATGGTGATTATTGGCATTTAGGTGCAGATGTTAATGATTTAAAAGAGATTGGTAAATGGATGAATGAATTTACTGCACTAACTCGTGAAGGCATATTTTCACAAAATACTATTGATATTTTATCTAAGGATATATTTAGTATAAATCCTAAAGAAGATTTAACAGAATATATTGAATCTGGGGATTTATTTGAAAATGAACTTAAAAAATTGGAATCTAAATTAAACCCTAGAAGTAAATTGATATTTAAAAGAGATACTGGGGATGTTCCATTTGAAAAATGGCAAGAACAGTTATACAACTGGAGAGGTCAATTATCCAGTCTCCATTTATGGTCCCAGTATTTAAATACTAAAAATACATGTAAAGGAACTGATTCAGAACAATTTATTGACTCAATAGAGAGAAGAGATGTTAAAAAAGAGGATGTTAAGTCATTAGTTCAAGGAAATTTTGCAGATTCTTTATTAAATTGTTTATTTGTTGAAAATCAAGAGTTAGCTACATTTATTGGAGAACTGCATGAAAATAGAATAAAAGAATTTGAAGATTTAGATAAAAAAATATTGGCCTTAAATCGTAAAAGAATTTTCCAAAAATTAAACAGTAATATTCCACAAATATTTGGAGCAACTGAAAATCCTGAAGCTAAAATATTAGCTGGAGAATTTACAAGAAAAAGTGGACACCTGCCAGTTAGAAAACTATTAGAAAAAGCTGGAGGTATTATCAAAAAAATCAAACCATGTTTTATGATGAGTCCTTTGTCTGTTGCTCAGTATTTGGATCCTACAAATGAAGAGTTACAATTTGATGTTGTTATTTTTGATGAAGCAAGTCAAGTTAAACCTGAAGATGCATTAGGTGCGTTTATGAGAGGTAAAACTGCTGTTGTAATGGGTGATACTCAACAATTACCTCCAACATCTTTCTTTGATCAAATGGCTACTGGAGAAAGTGATGAGGAAGTGGCTACATCTTTAGATATGGAAAGTATACTTCATTTATGTAAATTATCATTTCCTGTTAAAATGCTTAAATGGCATTATAGGAGTCGTCATGAATCTTTAATTTCTGTTTCAAATAAAGAATTTTATAATAATGAATTATTAGTGTATCCATCTCCTGCTCATGATGATCCAGAATTAGGATTAAAATTTTATTATAATCCAAATACTTCTTATGATAGAGGTTCTTCATCTGCAAACCGTGGAGAAGCAAGAGATGTTGTAAAAGAGATATTTAATCATTTTGATAAGTATGGTGATACTAAAAGTTTAGGTGTTGGAACTTTTTCTGTTGCTCAAAAAAACGCTATTCTTGAAGAATTAGAAATTGAACGTAAAAATCGTCCTGAATTGGAGCCATTATTTGCTGAAAATAAAGATGAACGTTTCTTTGTTAAAAATCTTGAAACAATACAAGGGGATGAAAGAGATGTTATTTTAATTAGTGTAGGTTATGGTTATGATCAGGCAGGAAAAATGTCTTTAAATTTTGGACCATTAAATCAAGATGGTGGAGAAAGAAGATTAAATGTATTAATCACACGTGCAAGGGAAAAATGTGTTGTATTTTCTAATTTTAAAGCATATGATATGCATTTAACCGCAAACCCACCTTATGGTGTAAAAGCTCTTAAAGAATTCTTAGCATATGCTGAAAATTTAACTTTAGGAACATTACAAATAACACAACATTCTAGTGAACCATTTGAAGATGCAATAGCTAGTTTTTTAGCTGAAAATGGATATCAAGTAGATAAACAAATTGGATGTGCTGGATTTAGAGTAGATTTAGCTATTGTTGATGATGAAAATCCTGGAAAATATATTTTAGGAATTACCACTGATGGAAAGATGTATGCATCAAGTAAAGTAGCTAGAGATAGAGATAGATTAAGAGAACAAGTATTAGAAGGTCTTGGTTGGAAATTGTATCATTTATGGTCTACGGATTGGTATAGAAATAGAGATTTAGGTCGTAAAAGATTGCTTGAGGCTGTTGAAAATTCTATAAAAGAAACTCGTGAAGAAGAAAAACGTAAATCTCAAGAAGCTAAAGAATTAGCTGAAAAAAGAAAGAAAGAAGCTGAAAAACTAGCTGAAGAATTACATTTAGCAAAACAAAAAGAGCTAGAAGAACAATCCAAAGAAGATGAAAATAATTCTGATGAGAATATTGTTTCTTTGGAAGGTGTATATGATGTTGAGTTGGAAGAAAATCAGGAAAATTCTTCAGAATTTGATAATGATTTAATTTCCAGTGTGGAAAATGATGAAAAAACTTCTTTGGAAATAATGGATGATAGTGATTTAGGGGATGTTAAAGTTGATGATACTTCAAATTTAGATGATAATGAATCAGAAGTTGATGAAACTTTTAATAATGATTTAGAATTTAAAGAAAGTACCAATAGTGATTCTCATGAAAATAAACAAATAATTAATCATAAAAACTTTAATAATGATGAAGTAAATGATTTTGATGAAATAGAATCTAAAAAGAAATCACGTTTATCTAATGGATTTAGTATTAGTTCAATTTTCAAGTCTAAAAATAAACCTGATAATGAAGAACATGGAGATAATGTATCTAATATTAAATTTGACAATTCTATTAAAAATGAGGTTAAATTAAAAGAAGATTCAGATAAACTTGTTTCTAAAAAAGAGGACGAATCTATTGAATCAGAAATCAATGATGGCCTTCAAAAACAAAATGTGGAAAAAGATTATAATGATAATTCTGTACTTGATGATGGTGAAGATGATTTAAATTTCCATAATAATATAAAAGAAGAATTAGAAAATGAAGATGATTCTAAGGAGTATATTGAAGAAAGTTCCACTAAAAATGGGTCTAAAAATAAATCAACTATTAAAAATATTTTCTTTGATAATAAACAAAGGGAACCTAAACATCATGGAGCGCTAGCAAGTGCTATTATTGGTAAATCTAAATTAGAATCTTCAAATAAAGATGAAATTGAAATTGTAGGTGGTGAAATAATGGAAAATGAGAGTCCTAAATTACATAGACCAACTCCTAAAGATGAATATGTAGTTGAACCTGAAATTGTTGGGGTTGATTTAGAAGATGAGGGTAATGATGATAAAGAGAACATTTTTGAAAAAGTGACATTTAAATCTAATATAAATTTAGATGATGAAGATATTCATAATGTAGCTTCTAATATTGTAAATAATGCTTTTGAGGAATTAATTGATAATGTTAATAATGAAAAAAATATGGAATTAACTGTAATTGACGATGATTACTATCATGATTATGATGAGGAAAATCAAAATAATTTATCTGATGATAATAATTCTGATGAATTATCAACTACACATACATCAGATAATAAAAATGAATATTATCAAGGAGTAAGTGGTATTACAAATCCTCTTAAAAAAAATAATATTTATCATAAAACATCTGATTATAAAAATAAGTCTGTTAAAGATTCTCTTGTTGATTTAAAAAATGAAGTGAAATATATTAATAAATCATTAAAGGAAATAGAAAATCCAACACCTGCAGAATATGTTTCAGTAATTGATAGAACTGAAGAATATAATCCTGATGATTATATAACTCCTGAACACAATGATGATGAATATGAATTTTCACAAGATGAGAACGATGAATTAACTTTTGCTGAAGCTGAAGAAAAAAGATATGAACAAGAAATGTTGATGGAAGCTCTTAAAAAAGAAATAGCTAGTGATGAAAATGTTATTATTCCACTTCATGAGGAAGAAAGAAGACAAAATATTCAAGATCAAGTTTTAGAAAATATCATTCAAACGGCTAATAATGATTATACTGAAATTGAAAAAGAGAGATTTGAAAATAATAATAGATTAAAAGAATTTGATAATCAAAAACTTCCTGGAAAAACTAATCTTAAAGATGAAATTGTAAAGTATAAACAAGCAGAAGATATAGGATTATCATCACAAGAAGAATTATTTAACAAATCTGATGATGAAATAGCTAAGTCTATTGATAAAATTGTAGCGATTGAAGGGCCAGTTCATATTAATGAAGTTATTAAAAGAGTTAAGGACAGTTGTAATATAAAAAGAGCAGGGGTCAACTTAAAGAAAACAGTTAATAAAGCTATTGCTACAGCTGAAAATGATGGGGATATTATTAAAATTGGGGACTTTTTGTATAATGCTGCAAATAATGATATAATTATTAGAAAAAGAGTTAAACCTAATATTGATTTGATTTCTGATGATGAAATAGCTAAAAATATTGAGTTAGTATTACTTCATAAAAAATCAATTTCTACAAAAGCATTACCTAAAGAAGTTTCACGTAATTTTGGATTTAAATCAACTTCTAAGAAAACAGCTAATAAAATCAACAGTGTTTTAGATTTGATGATAGTAAATAATAAAGTTAAATTAGATAAAGATATTCTTGAGTTAAATTAGTGTCGTTATTATGTCAACAAAAGTTAAGTCTCCTGAAAATTTACCTAAAAAACCAGGAGTTTATATAATGAGAGATGCCAATGATGAAATAATATACATTGGTAAAGCTAAAAATCTTATTAACAGGGTTAGATCTTATTTTAGAGAAAAATTAGATCGTCCTAAAACTCAAATTTTAATGAGTCATTTTGATAGCTTGGAATATATTGTAACTAACTCTGAAAAAGAAGCTCTTATCTTAGAAGCTACTCTTATTAAAAAACATCGTCCAAGATATAATATTCAGCTTAAAGATGATAAAAGATATCCTTATGTTAAAATTACAAATGAAAAATTCCCTAGATTGATTATTACAAGAAATATTACAAAAAATGGTGTTTATTATGGTCCTTTTACAGATGTAACTTCTGTTAAGAAAACTGTTAAATTTTTAAAATCTTTGTTTAAAATTAGAACTTGTCGTAATATGGATGGGCCTTGTTTAAATTCTCAAATTGATTTATGTTATGCTCCATGTTCTGGTGAAATTTCTAAAGAAGATTATGGTGAAATAATCAATAAAATTGATTTATTTTTTCAGGGAAAATATTCTGTAATTGTTAAAAATCTTAAAAAAGAAATGATGGAAGCTGCTAAAAATGAGCAATTTGAAAAAGCTGCTGTTTTAAGGGATCAAATAGTTTCAATTGAAGAAATCATGGAAAAACAATTTGTTGATTTAGTTGATGATGATTTAGACCAAGATGTAATAGCTATTGCTCCTAATGAAAATGAAGTTGTAGTTATTATAATGCCTATTAGAAATGGTAAGATTGTTGGACGTGATGATTTTTTAATGAGTGGGTCTCAATATGAATCAAATTCTGAAATTTTATTTGCATTTATTCAACAGTATTATGGGTATAATAGGCATGTTCCAAAACAGATTCTTTTAAATGAGCTTATTGATGATAGTAAATTACTTGAAGAGTGGTTAAGCGATTTGAGAGGTAATAAAGTTTATATTAAAGTCCCCATGAAAGGTGTTAAACTTAGACTTGTTAATATGGCTCAAAAAAATGCTGAAATTATTAAACATCAGAAAAAAGCTATGGAAAATTCATTAATTGAGCTTAAAAAATATTTAAAACTTGATAAAATACCTAGAATTATTGAAGGTTATGATATAAGTAATATTTCTGGTAAATTTGCTGTAGGTTCAAAAGTTTCTTTTAAAGATGCAAAACCTAATAAAAAGAAATATAAACGTTTTAAAATAGAAACTCCTGGACCTAATGATTTTGCTATGATGAAAGAATTGTTGACACGTCGTTTAAAAATGGTTGATAGTGATGAAGAACCTGATTTGATTGTTATTGATGGAGGTAAAGGTCAATTAGGTATGGCTTGTGAAGTTTTAGATGAGCTTAATTTATCTCATATTCCTATTATTGGACTTGCTAAAGAATTTGAGGAGATTTATGTTCCTAATTCTGGAAGACCTATTATAATTCCTAAAAATAATAAAGCTCTACATTTACTTCAACAGGTTAGGGATGAATCACATAGATTTGCAATTACGTATCATAGAAAGTTACGAAGTGATAATATAAGTGAATCTTCTTTGGATGATATTCATGGCATTGGTAAAAAACGTAAGATTAATATTTTAAAGAATTTGGGAACAATTGATAAAGTTAAAGAAGCTTCTATTGAAGAATTATCTAAAATAGAGGGTATGAATGAGAAAGTAGCTACTAATGTTTATGAATATTATCATTAATTTCATTTTATTTGATTTTTTCTAAATTTTTATTTTACTTCAATTAAATTTAAATATGATGAATTTTAATAAGTTGTATACAGTAACAATAATTTTTAGGAATTAAGATACTATGGTCAAGTGTCCGAGATGTGGATATGAAAATAACGATATTTCAATGTATTGTGAAAATTGTACATATCCTATTAAAAATCCACAAAGTGCTGGTTCAACTAATAAAGGAAATAATGGGTGGAATATCAGCACAGGTAAAAAAATAGCTATTGTGTTAGGAATTGTGGTAATAGCTTTATTATTATTTTCATTTATTTATAATGCATCCCAACCGGATGATAAAAGTTCATTAAATGTTATTTCAGCTAAAGAAAAAGTACAGGAAGGATCTAATTATCCTTATCAGGTTCATGTAATGTATAATGGAACATGGGATGGTAAAATTGGAGATTTAAATTATCCTAATGATGTATCTGGTCATGGTGATGATTTATATGATTTAAATTGTGCACCATGGGATAAAGTAGGTATTGTTATCAATAAAGTTGATGGTAGTACTAATGAACTTAAAGTAGAACTTCTTCGTGATGGTAAAGTAGTAGCTGAAAATTCAACTACTAATGCAACAGGTAGTGTAATTATTAATTATAATTAGTGATAGACTTCATTTACTTTTGTTTCTAAAAGTTCAATGAGTTCCTCAGTTTTATATATTCTTATTTCTTCTTTATCTATTTTGAATATTTTTATAAATGTGATTAAATCATGGCATAATTGATCATATTGGATGTTAAATGTGTTGAACTTAGATAATAAACTAAGTACTTTATCTTGATTTAAATCATCATTTTCTTTTATAATTCTTTCAATATTTGCAAAATGTGTTTCAAGTAGTAATTTATCATTTTCTAAAGTGTCAATATATTCTTGAATTTTAGTATTGTTAGTCATTTTAATCACTTATTTTAAATATTTTTAATTAAAATATATATAGCTTCAGTTATAAAATTATTTATATTATTATTGGGGCATAAAACATGATTAAAGTTGACAATATTAGTAAAACATATGAATTAGATAATAAAGATAAAGTTATCGGAATTAAAAATCTTAGTTTTGAAGTTAAAGAAGGAGAAATCCTTGGAATAATGGGGAGAAGTGGTTCCGGTAAAACTACTCTTTTAAGATTACTTAGAGGAGTTGAAGAACTTGATGAAGGAACTATTACTATTGGTGATGTAAGTGTTCATGCGGGGGATTCTCAATTTTATTATAATCAACTTAAAAAAGAAACTGCTATTCATCTTCAAAGATCATTTGGTATATGGCCTGAAACAGTTCGTGAAAATGTTTTAAGAAAATTATATGCTCGTAAATATTTTGATGAAGAAAGTACTGATTTTAATGTAGCTGAAAGTGAATTTGGTGATGAAGCAGATAAAATTATTGAAATGGTCTCTTTAACAGATAAATCAGATCATTATGCTGCTGTATTAAGTGGTGGTGAAAAACAAAGACTTATTATAGCTAGACAACTTGCAAAACAACCAAAAGTATTGCTTCTTGATGAACCAGCTACGATGGCATGCCCTAAAACAAAACAAGAAATTCTTGATGCTGTTAAAAAAATTAATGAAGAATTAAATATTACAGTAGTTGTTGTTTCTCATTTACCTGAAATTCAGAAATATTTGGCTGATAGAGTTATTCTACTTGAAAATGGTGAAATTAAGAAAGATGGAAATCCTGATGATATTGTTGATGAATTTTTAAGTGGAATGGATGATGTAGTAGATATTAAAAATATTTCAACTGATAAAACTGTTATTAAAGCAGAAGATATTGATAAAAGATTTTATCTTTTCTCTGGTGGAGAAGTTTTGCAAATTAAAGACATAAATTTTGATGTTAAAAAAGAAAATATTATAAGTCTTATTGGCCCTAGTGGTGCAGGTAAAACAGTTTTACTTAGAATGTTGGCAGATTTAGAATTACCTGATGAAGGTAGAGTTATCTATGAATCAAATGGTAACTGGGTAGATATTTCTATGCCGAGTGTAGAACGTAT from uncultured Methanobrevibacter sp. includes the following:
- a CDS encoding zinc ribbon domain-containing protein, whose amino-acid sequence is MVKCPRCGYENNDISMYCENCTYPIKNPQSAGSTNKGNNGWNISTGKKIAIVLGIVVIALLLFSFIYNASQPDDKSSLNVISAKEKVQEGSNYPYQVHVMYNGTWDGKIGDLNYPNDVSGHGDDLYDLNCAPWDKVGIVINKVDGSTNELKVELLRDGKVVAENSTTNATGSVIINYN
- a CDS encoding DUF3320 domain-containing protein, which translates into the protein MLNNSSDKIKKEFENLRNELLDLTLRNQLLNFKSRARTITIANQSPINIYQTLVLQNNKMYFVANKKEEKKEKSGFSIWDHAPFDLSRFSDGDKTLATDLTPNELQKRLFYINNQAKTMLQEQGYNILYLAVGFLEWRDNTKPKQVNHAPLVLIPVSMERKKVGKSFNLAWTGEDIQTNISIKAKLKENGVNFPDFKFKKYGEAIDHYLREVRDSVRGMGNWKVNTNVALGFFSFTKFVMYNDLNPEAWENNVDLTKNELIQAIFDPSINDKEAFKEEDIDSQLEYSKMYQVLDADSSQIAAIQDVKAGRNLVVEGPPGTGKSQTIVNLIAELLAEGKSVLFVSEKMAALDVVKDRLTSVGLGKFILEIHSHKTRRKKFLKDLEKATTIRSQEPINIDQTIRKLETLRQQLDDYAEIIHKPLYKVQLSAFQLYGLKEAADEHFSRSDRIIPLVRFSHPETLTIKDLDDITISLENLAELYQTISKENPWSKCSPKSLLPADLREIEQLINDTLHALDDFLVERGRVYDIYGIKKPDTLNEFDKSLSAFEIISSKNSELIDGDILKSGAWNNNTDEVYKLIKELENYQKISKSLDKFNSNIFSADIDRLIRQVQESAHKKLSRLFGSKQHIDVVERYYQNAVPKSPEDVIFDLEQAKQVINIKNKLDANEHLARKYYGDYWHLGADVNDLKEIGKWMNEFTALTREGIFSQNTIDILSKDIFSINPKEDLTEYIESGDLFENELKKLESKLNPRSKLIFKRDTGDVPFEKWQEQLYNWRGQLSSLHLWSQYLNTKNTCKGTDSEQFIDSIERRDVKKEDVKSLVQGNFADSLLNCLFVENQELATFIGELHENRIKEFEDLDKKILALNRKRIFQKLNSNIPQIFGATENPEAKILAGEFTRKSGHLPVRKLLEKAGGIIKKIKPCFMMSPLSVAQYLDPTNEELQFDVVIFDEASQVKPEDALGAFMRGKTAVVMGDTQQLPPTSFFDQMATGESDEEVATSLDMESILHLCKLSFPVKMLKWHYRSRHESLISVSNKEFYNNELLVYPSPAHDDPELGLKFYYNPNTSYDRGSSSANRGEARDVVKEIFNHFDKYGDTKSLGVGTFSVAQKNAILEELEIERKNRPELEPLFAENKDERFFVKNLETIQGDERDVILISVGYGYDQAGKMSLNFGPLNQDGGERRLNVLITRAREKCVVFSNFKAYDMHLTANPPYGVKALKEFLAYAENLTLGTLQITQHSSEPFEDAIASFLAENGYQVDKQIGCAGFRVDLAIVDDENPGKYILGITTDGKMYASSKVARDRDRLREQVLEGLGWKLYHLWSTDWYRNRDLGRKRLLEAVENSIKETREEEKRKSQEAKELAEKRKKEAEKLAEELHLAKQKELEEQSKEDENNSDENIVSLEGVYDVELEENQENSSEFDNDLISSVENDEKTSLEIMDDSDLGDVKVDDTSNLDDNESEVDETFNNDLEFKESTNSDSHENKQIINHKNFNNDEVNDFDEIESKKKSRLSNGFSISSIFKSKNKPDNEEHGDNVSNIKFDNSIKNEVKLKEDSDKLVSKKEDESIESEINDGLQKQNVEKDYNDNSVLDDGEDDLNFHNNIKEELENEDDSKEYIEESSTKNGSKNKSTIKNIFFDNKQREPKHHGALASAIIGKSKLESSNKDEIEIVGGEIMENESPKLHRPTPKDEYVVEPEIVGVDLEDEGNDDKENIFEKVTFKSNINLDDEDIHNVASNIVNNAFEELIDNVNNEKNMELTVIDDDYYHDYDEENQNNLSDDNNSDELSTTHTSDNKNEYYQGVSGITNPLKKNNIYHKTSDYKNKSVKDSLVDLKNEVKYINKSLKEIENPTPAEYVSVIDRTEEYNPDDYITPEHNDDEYEFSQDENDELTFAEAEEKRYEQEMLMEALKKEIASDENVIIPLHEEERRQNIQDQVLENIIQTANNDYTEIEKERFENNNRLKEFDNQKLPGKTNLKDEIVKYKQAEDIGLSSQEELFNKSDDEIAKSIDKIVAIEGPVHINEVIKRVKDSCNIKRAGVNLKKTVNKAIATAENDGDIIKIGDFLYNAANNDIIIRKRVKPNIDLISDDEIAKNIELVLLHKKSISTKALPKEVSRNFGFKSTSKKTANKINSVLDLMIVNNKVKLDKDILELN
- a CDS encoding ATP-binding cassette domain-containing protein, with the translated sequence MIKVDNISKTYELDNKDKVIGIKNLSFEVKEGEILGIMGRSGSGKTTLLRLLRGVEELDEGTITIGDVSVHAGDSQFYYNQLKKETAIHLQRSFGIWPETVRENVLRKLYARKYFDEESTDFNVAESEFGDEADKIIEMVSLTDKSDHYAAVLSGGEKQRLIIARQLAKQPKVLLLDEPATMACPKTKQEILDAVKKINEELNITVVVVSHLPEIQKYLADRVILLENGEIKKDGNPDDIVDEFLSGMDDVVDIKNISTDKTVIKAEDIDKRFYLFSGGEVLQIKDINFDVKKENIISLIGPSGAGKTVLLRMLADLELPDEGRVIYESNGNWVDISMPSVERMNVRRKLGFMYQEFALSYYATVLSQLATRLGYKNQDVVKQARKKAEKLGLGEELLDSLYALIDLPESEARDLLAKIGLMPDILDDLFPKFPETATKEAVKDIFELLDLPLDILYRKSYELSGGQEVRVMLALILISKPEFLLLDEPFGDLDPITLRIVANSLKKISKEYEITIIMVSHNTDFVKEVSNRTILMEDGKIIDDNEDVDGAVDNFINLCHADYLKENN
- the uvrC gene encoding excinuclease ABC subunit UvrC, with product MSTKVKSPENLPKKPGVYIMRDANDEIIYIGKAKNLINRVRSYFREKLDRPKTQILMSHFDSLEYIVTNSEKEALILEATLIKKHRPRYNIQLKDDKRYPYVKITNEKFPRLIITRNITKNGVYYGPFTDVTSVKKTVKFLKSLFKIRTCRNMDGPCLNSQIDLCYAPCSGEISKEDYGEIINKIDLFFQGKYSVIVKNLKKEMMEAAKNEQFEKAAVLRDQIVSIEEIMEKQFVDLVDDDLDQDVIAIAPNENEVVVIIMPIRNGKIVGRDDFLMSGSQYESNSEILFAFIQQYYGYNRHVPKQILLNELIDDSKLLEEWLSDLRGNKVYIKVPMKGVKLRLVNMAQKNAEIIKHQKKAMENSLIELKKYLKLDKIPRIIEGYDISNISGKFAVGSKVSFKDAKPNKKKYKRFKIETPGPNDFAMMKELLTRRLKMVDSDEEPDLIVIDGGKGQLGMACEVLDELNLSHIPIIGLAKEFEEIYVPNSGRPIIIPKNNKALHLLQQVRDESHRFAITYHRKLRSDNISESSLDDIHGIGKKRKINILKNLGTIDKVKEASIEELSKIEGMNEKVATNVYEYYH